Proteins encoded within one genomic window of Erinaceus europaeus chromosome 13, mEriEur2.1, whole genome shotgun sequence:
- the TBXT gene encoding T-box transcription factor T isoform X2 yields the protein MSGPGAEGAGRGLQHPVDHLLSAVDSELQAGSDKGDPTERQLRVGLEEGELWLRFKELTNEMIVTKSGRRMFPVLKVSVSGLDPNAMYSFLLDFVAADSHRWKYVNGEWVPGGKPEPQAPSCVYIHPDSPNFGAHWMKAPVSFSKVKLTNKLSGGGQIMLNSLHKYEPRIHIVRVGGPQRMITSHCFPETQFIAVTAYQNEEITALKIKYNPFAKAFLDAKERSDHKDLAEEPGEGLQSGFSSQWGWLLPGTSSLCPPATPHTQFGAPLSLPSAHSCERYPTLRSPRPAPYPSPYGHRNSSPTYPDSSSACLSMLQPPDNWASLGMPTHTGMLPMGASAGPPGGSSQYPSLWPVSSGGVTPGPQTAGVSGGLVPQFFRGSPTPTAPLGHPSSAPSSSGSPLYEGAPTATDPDSLLSSWTPVPPPSL from the exons ATGAGCGGCCCGGGCGCAGAGGGCGCGGGCAGAGGCCTGCAGCACCCCGTGGACCATCTGCTGAGCGCCGTGGACAGCGAGCTGCAGGCGGGCAGCGACAAGGGCGACCCCACGGAGCGCCAGCTGCGCGTGGGGCTGGAGGAGGGCGAGCTGTGGCTGCGCTTCAAGGAGCTCACCAACGAGATGATCGTCACCAAGAGCGGCAG GAGGATGTTCCCGGTGCTGAAGGTCAGTGTGTCCGGCCTGGACCCCAACGCCATGTATTCCTTCCTGCTGGACTTCGTGGCGGCCGACAGCCATCGCTGGAAGTACGTCAACGGAGAGTGGGTTCCCGGGGGCAAGCCCGAGCCCCAGGCGCCCAGCTGCGTGTACATCCACCCCGACTCGCCCAACTTCGGGGCACACTGGATGAAGGCGCCCGTGTCCTTCAGCAAGGTCAAGCTGACCAACAAACTGAGCGGGGGAGGTCAG ATCATGCTCAACTCCTTGCACAAGTATGAGCCCAGGATCCACATAGTGAGAGTTGGAGGCCCCCAGCGAATGATCACCAGTCACTGCTTCCCAGAGACCCAGTTCATTGCTGTCACGGCCTATCAGAACGAGGAG atcACAGCTCTTAAAATCAAATACAACCCCTTTGCCAAGGCCTTCCTGGATGCCAAGGAGAG AAGCGACCACAAGGACCTGGCGGAGGAGCCCGGGGAAGGCTTGCAGTCAGGGTTCTCCTCCCAGT GGGGGTGGCTCCTTCCTGGAACAAGCTCCCTCTGTCCAcccgccaccccccacacacagtttGGAGCCCCCTTGTCCCTGCCCTCGGCTCACAGCTGCGAAAGGTACCCCACCCTGAGGAGCCCCAGGCCAGCCCCCTACCCCAGTCCTTATGGGCATCGCAACAGCTCACCAA cTTACCCTGACAGCTCGTCTGCCTGTCTGTCCATGCTGCAGCCCCCAGACAACTGGGCCAGCCTGGGAATGCCCACCCACACAGGCATGCTCCCCATGGGGGCCAGTGCCGGCCCCCCTGGGGGCTCCAG CCAGTACCCCAGCCTGTGGCCTGTGAGCAGTGGCGGCGTGACTCCTGGCCCACAGACGGCAGGGGTCTCCGGGGGGCTGGTGCCCCAGTTCTTCCGAGGCTCCCCTACGCCCACGGCGCCCCTCGGCCATCCGTCCTCGGCCCCCTCATCATCCGGGTCTCCGCTGTACGAGGGGGCCCCCACagccacagacccagacagcctcCTGAGCTCCTGGACACCGGTGCCTCCGCCCTCGCTGTGA
- the TBXT gene encoding T-box transcription factor T isoform X1, translated as MSGPGAEGAGRGLQHPVDHLLSAVDSELQAGSDKGDPTERQLRVGLEEGELWLRFKELTNEMIVTKSGRRMFPVLKVSVSGLDPNAMYSFLLDFVAADSHRWKYVNGEWVPGGKPEPQAPSCVYIHPDSPNFGAHWMKAPVSFSKVKLTNKLSGGGQIMLNSLHKYEPRIHIVRVGGPQRMITSHCFPETQFIAVTAYQNEEITALKIKYNPFAKAFLDAKERSDHKDLAEEPGEGLQSGFSSQSGGWLLPGTSSLCPPATPHTQFGAPLSLPSAHSCERYPTLRSPRPAPYPSPYGHRNSSPTYPDSSSACLSMLQPPDNWASLGMPTHTGMLPMGASAGPPGGSSQYPSLWPVSSGGVTPGPQTAGVSGGLVPQFFRGSPTPTAPLGHPSSAPSSSGSPLYEGAPTATDPDSLLSSWTPVPPPSL; from the exons ATGAGCGGCCCGGGCGCAGAGGGCGCGGGCAGAGGCCTGCAGCACCCCGTGGACCATCTGCTGAGCGCCGTGGACAGCGAGCTGCAGGCGGGCAGCGACAAGGGCGACCCCACGGAGCGCCAGCTGCGCGTGGGGCTGGAGGAGGGCGAGCTGTGGCTGCGCTTCAAGGAGCTCACCAACGAGATGATCGTCACCAAGAGCGGCAG GAGGATGTTCCCGGTGCTGAAGGTCAGTGTGTCCGGCCTGGACCCCAACGCCATGTATTCCTTCCTGCTGGACTTCGTGGCGGCCGACAGCCATCGCTGGAAGTACGTCAACGGAGAGTGGGTTCCCGGGGGCAAGCCCGAGCCCCAGGCGCCCAGCTGCGTGTACATCCACCCCGACTCGCCCAACTTCGGGGCACACTGGATGAAGGCGCCCGTGTCCTTCAGCAAGGTCAAGCTGACCAACAAACTGAGCGGGGGAGGTCAG ATCATGCTCAACTCCTTGCACAAGTATGAGCCCAGGATCCACATAGTGAGAGTTGGAGGCCCCCAGCGAATGATCACCAGTCACTGCTTCCCAGAGACCCAGTTCATTGCTGTCACGGCCTATCAGAACGAGGAG atcACAGCTCTTAAAATCAAATACAACCCCTTTGCCAAGGCCTTCCTGGATGCCAAGGAGAG AAGCGACCACAAGGACCTGGCGGAGGAGCCCGGGGAAGGCTTGCAGTCAGGGTTCTCCTCCCAGT CAGGGGGGTGGCTCCTTCCTGGAACAAGCTCCCTCTGTCCAcccgccaccccccacacacagtttGGAGCCCCCTTGTCCCTGCCCTCGGCTCACAGCTGCGAAAGGTACCCCACCCTGAGGAGCCCCAGGCCAGCCCCCTACCCCAGTCCTTATGGGCATCGCAACAGCTCACCAA cTTACCCTGACAGCTCGTCTGCCTGTCTGTCCATGCTGCAGCCCCCAGACAACTGGGCCAGCCTGGGAATGCCCACCCACACAGGCATGCTCCCCATGGGGGCCAGTGCCGGCCCCCCTGGGGGCTCCAG CCAGTACCCCAGCCTGTGGCCTGTGAGCAGTGGCGGCGTGACTCCTGGCCCACAGACGGCAGGGGTCTCCGGGGGGCTGGTGCCCCAGTTCTTCCGAGGCTCCCCTACGCCCACGGCGCCCCTCGGCCATCCGTCCTCGGCCCCCTCATCATCCGGGTCTCCGCTGTACGAGGGGGCCCCCACagccacagacccagacagcctcCTGAGCTCCTGGACACCGGTGCCTCCGCCCTCGCTGTGA
- the TBXT gene encoding T-box transcription factor T isoform X3: MSGPGAEGAGRGLQHPVDHLLSAVDSELQAGSDKGDPTERQLRVGLEEGELWLRFKELTNEMIVTKSGRRMFPVLKVSVSGLDPNAMYSFLLDFVAADSHRWKYVNGEWVPGGKPEPQAPSCVYIHPDSPNFGAHWMKAPVSFSKVKLTNKLSGGGQIMLNSLHKYEPRIHIVRVGGPQRMITSHCFPETQFIAVTAYQNEEITALKIKYNPFAKAFLDAKERSDHKDLAEEPGEGLQSGFSSQSYPDSSSACLSMLQPPDNWASLGMPTHTGMLPMGASAGPPGGSSQYPSLWPVSSGGVTPGPQTAGVSGGLVPQFFRGSPTPTAPLGHPSSAPSSSGSPLYEGAPTATDPDSLLSSWTPVPPPSL; encoded by the exons ATGAGCGGCCCGGGCGCAGAGGGCGCGGGCAGAGGCCTGCAGCACCCCGTGGACCATCTGCTGAGCGCCGTGGACAGCGAGCTGCAGGCGGGCAGCGACAAGGGCGACCCCACGGAGCGCCAGCTGCGCGTGGGGCTGGAGGAGGGCGAGCTGTGGCTGCGCTTCAAGGAGCTCACCAACGAGATGATCGTCACCAAGAGCGGCAG GAGGATGTTCCCGGTGCTGAAGGTCAGTGTGTCCGGCCTGGACCCCAACGCCATGTATTCCTTCCTGCTGGACTTCGTGGCGGCCGACAGCCATCGCTGGAAGTACGTCAACGGAGAGTGGGTTCCCGGGGGCAAGCCCGAGCCCCAGGCGCCCAGCTGCGTGTACATCCACCCCGACTCGCCCAACTTCGGGGCACACTGGATGAAGGCGCCCGTGTCCTTCAGCAAGGTCAAGCTGACCAACAAACTGAGCGGGGGAGGTCAG ATCATGCTCAACTCCTTGCACAAGTATGAGCCCAGGATCCACATAGTGAGAGTTGGAGGCCCCCAGCGAATGATCACCAGTCACTGCTTCCCAGAGACCCAGTTCATTGCTGTCACGGCCTATCAGAACGAGGAG atcACAGCTCTTAAAATCAAATACAACCCCTTTGCCAAGGCCTTCCTGGATGCCAAGGAGAG AAGCGACCACAAGGACCTGGCGGAGGAGCCCGGGGAAGGCTTGCAGTCAGGGTTCTCCTCCCAGT cTTACCCTGACAGCTCGTCTGCCTGTCTGTCCATGCTGCAGCCCCCAGACAACTGGGCCAGCCTGGGAATGCCCACCCACACAGGCATGCTCCCCATGGGGGCCAGTGCCGGCCCCCCTGGGGGCTCCAG CCAGTACCCCAGCCTGTGGCCTGTGAGCAGTGGCGGCGTGACTCCTGGCCCACAGACGGCAGGGGTCTCCGGGGGGCTGGTGCCCCAGTTCTTCCGAGGCTCCCCTACGCCCACGGCGCCCCTCGGCCATCCGTCCTCGGCCCCCTCATCATCCGGGTCTCCGCTGTACGAGGGGGCCCCCACagccacagacccagacagcctcCTGAGCTCCTGGACACCGGTGCCTCCGCCCTCGCTGTGA